One Primulina tabacum isolate GXHZ01 chromosome 10, ASM2559414v2, whole genome shotgun sequence DNA segment encodes these proteins:
- the LOC142505696 gene encoding vacuolar lysine transporter YPQ1, with translation MGLLKSESIICPVDQKCSQWARKYMGYCICSTRDEFSLAVGLISVMSWCVAEVPQIITNHSKKSTNGISTAFLLTWIIGDLFNLFGCILEPATLPTQYYMAVLYMATTLTLATQAAYYGLIYPRLKSNKRRHEDSQVTYEEQKSEYNYGVNAQEVNNVEKCPSSPIPFPNSSQSSLHEDNRFLMSARSLSVSHTPTSGSFPAQRTPPSDAEQQGLKEPLLNEVKPMSSSPSPKPKILFCVVFLVTFFLGSFNLKLSGIHQNDMKLKSPTGGMVFHVRRQLLKAKEIRILTQGTVAAESNGIGSYLGWGMAAVYLGGRLPQIFLNIRRGSAEGLNPLMFVFAVVGNATYVASILVKSLDWSKIRPNLPWLVDAGGCMLLDTFILIQFIYFRYRSTREEEKCRD, from the exons ATGGGGCTATTGAAGAGTGAATCAATTATTTGCCCCGTTGATCAGAAGTGTTCCCAATGGGCGAGAAAATATATGGGTTATTGTATTTGCAGCACAAGAGATGAGTTTTCTTTGGCAGTGGGTTTGATTAGTGTGATGAGTTGGTGTGTGGCTGAAGTACCTCAGATCATCACCAACCACTCGAAAAAATCGACGAATGGAATCTCTACTGCGTTTCTTTTGACATGGATAATTGG AGATTTATTCAACCTTTTTGGCTGCATCCTCGAACCAGCAACC CTTCCAACACAATATTATATGGCCGTG TTATATATGGCGACTACCTTGACACTTGCCACACAAGCGGCATACTATGGGCTTATTTACCCACGCTTAAAATCCAACAAGAGGAGGCATGAG GATTCACAAGTAACATATGAAGAACAAAAAAGCGAGTACAATTATGGTGTTAATGCCCAAGAAGTCAACAATGTAGAGAAGTGTCCAAGCTCTCCCATTCCTTTTCCAAACAGTTCTCAAAGTAGCTTACATGAAGACAACCGATTTCTTAT GTCAGCAAGATCTCTTTCAGTTAGTCATACACCTACATCAGGATCCTTCCCAGCTCAGAGAACTCCGCCTTCAGATGCTGAACAGCAAGGGCTCAAAGAGCCGTTGCTCAATGAAGTAAAGCCAATGTCATCTTCGCCTTCTCCAAAACCTAAAATCTTGTTCTGTGTG GTTTTCTTGGTGACGTTCTTCCTTGGAAGTTTCAACCTGAAATTATCAGGAATCCATCAAAATGATATGAAATTAAAGAGCCCAACTGGAGGAATGGTTTTTCATGTTAGAAGGCAGCTTTTAAAAGCAAAG GAAATTAGAATTTTAACACAGGGAACTGTTGCTGCAGAGAGCAATGGAATAGGATCATATCTTGGATGGGGAATGGCAGCTGTTTACCTTGGTGGACGTCTTCCTCAAATTTTCCTAAAT ATCAGAAGAGGAAGTGCTGAG GGGCTTAACCCGCTAATGTTTGTCTTTGCTGTGGTTGGCAATGCTACGTATGTGGCAAG CATTCTTGTTAAAAGCTTGGACTGGTCAAAAATAAGACCAAACCTGCCATGGCTTGTGGATGCAGGAGGATGCATGCTTCTTGATACTTTT ATACTTATTCAGTTCATATACTTTCGCTATCGGTCCACTCGGGAAGAGGAAAAGTGCAGAGATTAA